In the genome of Candidatus Poribacteria bacterium, the window TCTCTTCATATAAGCGTGGGTTGTGAAAATCCCTTTTTAGATTGGTATTTTCAATGAGAAAGTCATCAACAAACAGTTGTCTTCCCGTATCTATACAAATAACTGTCGGGGGATTTTCTAAGTATGGTACTGAGATGGGTGAAAGGGTTGTGTCACACAAATTGCGTGGGGGCCACTCTTCGGGCAGACGAATTCCATTATATAGAATTTCTTTCTCATTATTTTCCATTAGATGATACCTCATTTTAATACTCATAAGTTGGATTTGGGGGTATGCCCTGATCTTTGAATCGCCGGTAATCTCCGCTCCGAATGGGGATAAAATTACCGCGGATGCTGTAGATCCTGCCGTTGAAGAGTTTTACCTCGAGCCTCACCACCTTCTCCCTAAATTCTGAGACGGATGGATGATTCTTCCACTTTGGTTTCCAAAAAAGATCATCACCCCTAAACGGTATGCAATCTTCAAAGGTATAACCTGGGTGAGGTTTCCCATCTGGATCTGTTATCTGAACCCGGACCTCCCCCTGAGGGACCTGGACGTTGAGGGTGAGTTCTTCATCGTGGAAGAAGAACAGCCGCGTCGTAAAAGATCCTGGACCGCCCTGCGGTTCAAAATAGGAAAACCCATCGAGCCTTAACTCGTGGGTTAATATTGCCCCTTCACTTAGATCCGGACGTGCGTGGATCTGGGCATGTTCTCCCTTTGAGGCGCTGGAATAGATCCTGATCTTTTTGTCTTCAGTAATGACCATACTCGATGGGTAGATACAACCGTACCCGAATTCACCGGGCTCGGCGTTCGGTAAAAACGGCTCTCTGAGGGCTCGCTGGAAGTGCAACCCATTATAACTGTAAGTTAGTTGGCACTGCACCTTCCCATGTATGTACTTACCCGGGCTGTCAACAATAGGGGAGACTTGATATATCCACAGGAATCCGACAAATATGCTCTCATAGGGGAAAACGGGCATACCATAGACCTCAGCGGCTGGCGTATCCTGGGCATCGGTCCGGATAGCCACCTCGGGTTGGGAAAAGGTACGCCAATCCTTGGTTTGATAAACCGAGATCCGGCGATCTCCGCCTTTAGGTCTTGCTGCAATAACGTAACTACCCCGGATAGGGTTCCAAAAACCCGATACTGCCGGGTCTATTCCAAATGGGTGCCACTTAGCATCTTCAATGAGTTTCCAGGATAAACCATCGGGTGAAACATACAAAGGAGAGTGTCCTTGGGAGCCACTGGAACTGACAAAAGCCTTAATCCGCTCAGCGGCGTTATCCGTATGGGCATCAAAGAAACAGGGCCCCCATTCGCCGAACCCTTCAAGAGGAAGGACCTGGTGAGAACAAGCGCGATCTGGGATTTGTATTTTATCCGATAAGTCCTCAATCTCCCATCTGACGCCGTCATCGCTTTCGATTGCTACCGCGACGTGCTGCATCCGACGGCCTGGCCTTGCGTATTGAATAGCGAGTTGCCCCTGATACAGACAACGCCAGCGACCGGTATTGGCGTCTACAAAGACAGTTGGATAGCCCCAGGAAGGATCGAGATGAGGATCTATAAATATCCCCTCAGTTACTAATTTAGGACGTCCGACATGACGGACGAGGTTTTCCCGGCGATGCAGGTACCAATCGTCAAAAAATAGTAGGGTTGAACTACCGTTAGTGTCCATGAAATTTTCTCCTTAATGGAAAAGGATGCCAACCAGAAAAGGAAATGCAGTGCGGGATTACATCAAAACACTAAAATTCAGAGGCGAAGAGGGGAGAATGTAAAGTTAAACCGAGTGGAAGGGAATGCGTTTTGTGTATAATACCGAAGTCTTGATTATACCCAGCACGACACGAAATTGCGCTTTTATGGGAGATGGAATATGTGAGTGGAGAAAAGTCAGAGGAATATATAAGGGACGAGGGACGAGGAACGAGCAAGAATCTGCTTTTTCATAACATGTTTGCTGCCAAAGAACCTAGGGAAGTGAGAAAGCGGTGAAACCTCCGCTTTCTCACTTCCAAAAACTCGGCTTATGCGCTTCGCGGAGCATCTCATCTGTCGTTTGCGCCATAAGTTGTATGAAAGGGAGTGTCTATTGGGAAGCCTGTTTAACCTTACCCCATGTGGTAGTGAGGTGCCCCAATGGAGAAACTGGGAGAAATTCCTCCATATTATTCATGACCGTCTCGATATCGTCTTTATCCAACTCGCCTTTGAAAAGGGCGACCTGATCAATGACGCCGTTGAAAAATGAACCGCCTCTGTGATCGCCCATGCTGACGCCGATTGCAAAGCCGTTCTCGTGATCAATGCTACCTTTGACCGAGCTATGGTCAATAGGATTTCCCTGCTGTTCTCCATCGACGTAGACATATCGCTCACCCTTTGTTCTGCTAAAAACCACCGCAACATGATGCCATTTCCCGTCGTCAAGACCCGCGCCTCTGTTGTCACAAACTGTGACCGGTTCAGTCTGCAGTCAGGTCCTGATTTGTCCGCCGCCACTGAACTTGACTTCAAACCCAGTCCAGTCTCCAGCCAGCCTTGTTTTACTCATTATGAAACCCGTGCCCGCATCCGTTTTAAACCAAGCGGTAACAGTAAAGTCGGTCTTATCGCCGAGTTCAAACTCATTCAGTTTGTCAGCACTTTCCGTCTCGACCGAGGTCCCGCTGCCATCAAATTCCAGAGCACCGCCGAACTTACCTTCAACCCATTTGGGTCCGGCTATGAGTTCGCCGTCATTGCCATTCGGTGAGGAATCTTTAGCGACATTTCCTCTACCTTCGTCAAAGAGCCATATCCCGATTGCGTCATCTACGCTAACTTCAGCTGCGCTTAGTAAAGGGAACACAGAAGCTAGACAGGCGCAAGCTATGACCTTTATCAGCAATATCCGTATCATCGATGTTTCTCCTTATTTTCTGAGATAGAAGCGTCAAATCATCAAAACCAAATTCGTCATCTTCGTCCTCTTGACAACCGCGTCGGTATGCGGTCTAATTAAAACAGACCTTCGCGGTTGCCTGATAAATCTGCCCGCGTTTGCTTTTGTATGTGGGGCAGGTGGCCCGTCTAACGCGTTGTGCCGCTTGGACGAGGCTTTCAAGGTTAATCGTTGATACATTGCGGGAGGTGAACTTTGCGGGTTGCCCTCCGCTTTCCGTTATACATCTCTTTACATATGAGACCACATTTCCAAGCAAATGTCAAATTAAAATGCCACTGTTTTGCGTTAAAATGACGAATTTTCACCGATTTTTCTGAAAAAAAGTGCAGTTTTTCAGTTTTTCCCGTGTGTAGTTTTCCAAATTACGCGCCAAAACGTCGGAAGACCGGGAGCGAAGGAGTTTAGATTCCTCGCTTATGAGGGCGGTCTCCCGATCAGATGCCTGGGCAAGTTGTGCCTTGAGGTCTGCGATCTGGTTCTAAGATATAGGGGAGCCTATTCTCTGTCAGGTTCTAAGGAAGGATTGTCAGATTCCTGTTCCAGTTGTGCCAAGCGTTTGTCGAGTTCTTGCTGCTTCCGCTCCAAGT includes:
- a CDS encoding LamG domain-containing protein — its product is MQTEPVTVCDNRGAGLDDGKWHHVAVVFSRTKGERYVYVDGEQQGNPIDHSSVKGSIDHENGFAIGVSMGDHRGGSFFNGVIDQVALFKGELDKDDIETVMNNMEEFLPVSPLGHLTTTWGKVKQASQ